A single region of the Salvia splendens isolate huo1 chromosome 18, SspV2, whole genome shotgun sequence genome encodes:
- the LOC121777230 gene encoding heat stress transcription factor A-5-like isoform X3 gives MRELSFTSMKIDPERWEFANDEFVKDQKHLLKNIHRRKPIHSHSQPQGSVDPERATYEEEIDKLSREKAALEGNLLGFKEQHSAAKVQLDDLTQRIGSMEQRQEKLLSYLNKSLRNPEFVERLAQKLESMDFSAYNKKRRLPQSDDVQSIQETVSVDNESSCRPEFDCTEQDRDFCNMLRLELSTAVSDVNLLSHSTQSSNEDGIKGESRDGQLTRTEGFVCPPETLELSDTGASLDLHMDSSLSCKVGTKSPKLHSLHNSSTLNDEGDAHLSCLLNLSLASSPLELNKSQNSTVMPQSSSDMCTSSRPNSDTIDVGHQTSTADRTCRDEAQALSSSPNAEKQEPATEQKRVNDVFWEQFLTERPGCSDTEEASSSFRANPYDEQEEKRSVRGVAKNTKGMEHITL, from the coding sequence GAAGATTGATCCGGAGAGATGGGAGTTTGCTAACGATGAATTCGTCAAGGATCAGAAGCATCTTCTTAAGAATATACATCGTCGAAAGCCTATCCACAGCCATAGTCAGCCTCAAGGTTCAGTTGATCCTGAAAGAGCGACATACGAGGAAGAAATTGATAAGTTGTCGCGCGAGAAGGCTGCTCTCGAAGGAAACTTGTTGGGATTCAAGGAGCAGCACTCTGCAGCTAAGGTGCAGTTGGATGACTTAACGCAGCGTATAGGTAGCATGGAGCAGAGACAGGAAAAGCTACTTAGCTACCTGAATAAGTCACTTCGAAATCCTGAGTTTGTTGAACGCCTTGCTCAGAAGCTTGAATCGATGGATTTTTCAGCGTATAATAAGAAGAGGAGGCTCCCCCAGTCAGATGATGTGCAATCGATCCAGGAGACTGTTTCAGTGGACAACGAAAGCAGCTGCAGGCCCGAGTTCGATTGTACAGAACAAGACCGAGACTTCTGCAATATGCTTAGGCTGGAGTTATCGACAGCTGTTTCTGATGTCAACCTGCTTTCACATAGCACACAGAGCTCAAATGAAGATGGGATCAAGGGAGAATCGAGGGATGGCCAGCTTACGAGAACAGAGGGTTTCGTATGCCCCCCTGAAACGTTGGAGCTATCAGATACCGGGGCTTCTTTGGATCTACACATGGATTCATCTTTGTCGTGCAAAGTGGGAACCAAAAGCCCGAAACTGCACTCCTTGCATAATAGCTCGACTTTGAACGATGAGGGTGATGCTCACCTGTCCTGCCTGTTGAACCTCTCTCTTGCTTCGTCTCCTCTGGAGCTCAATAAGAGCCAGAACTCCACCGTGATGCCCCAATCAAGTTCGGATATGTGTACCTCCTCACGGCCAAACAGCGATACTATTGATGTTGGCCATCAGACTTCTACAGCTGATCGAACATGTCGGGATGAGGCTCAGGCGTTGTCTTCCTCACCCAATGCCGAAAAGCAAGAGCCAGCAACGGAGCAGAAACGTGTGAATGATGTGTTCTGGGAACAGTTCTTGACCGAAAGACCTGGCTGCTCGGATACTGAAGAGGCCAGTTCTTCTTTTAGGGCTAACCCTTACGACGAACAAGAAGAGAAGAGATCGGTCAGAGGCGTGGCAAAGAACACCAAAGGTATGGAACATATTACACTCTAG
- the LOC121777230 gene encoding heat stress transcription factor A-5-like isoform X2 has protein sequence MHARTQLHFHGFRKIDPERWEFANDEFVKDQKHLLKNIHRRKPIHSHSQPQGSVDPERATYEEEIDKLSREKAALEGNLLGFKEQHSAAKVQLDDLTQRIGSMEQRQEKLLSYLNKSLRNPEFVERLAQKLESMDFSAYNKKRRLPQSDDVQSIQETVSVDNESSCRPEFDCTEQDRDFCNMLRLELSTAVSDVNLLSHSTQSSNEDGIKGESRDGQLTRTEGFVCPPETLELSDTGASLDLHMDSSLSCKVGTKSPKLHSLHNSSTLNDEGDAHLSCLLNLSLASSPLELNKSQNSTVMPQSSSDMCTSSRPNSDTIDVGHQTSTADRTCRDEAQALSSSPNAEKQEPATEQKRVNDVFWEQFLTERPGCSDTEEASSSFRANPYDEQEEKRSVRGVAKNTKGMEHITL, from the coding sequence GGATTCAGGAAGATTGATCCGGAGAGATGGGAGTTTGCTAACGATGAATTCGTCAAGGATCAGAAGCATCTTCTTAAGAATATACATCGTCGAAAGCCTATCCACAGCCATAGTCAGCCTCAAGGTTCAGTTGATCCTGAAAGAGCGACATACGAGGAAGAAATTGATAAGTTGTCGCGCGAGAAGGCTGCTCTCGAAGGAAACTTGTTGGGATTCAAGGAGCAGCACTCTGCAGCTAAGGTGCAGTTGGATGACTTAACGCAGCGTATAGGTAGCATGGAGCAGAGACAGGAAAAGCTACTTAGCTACCTGAATAAGTCACTTCGAAATCCTGAGTTTGTTGAACGCCTTGCTCAGAAGCTTGAATCGATGGATTTTTCAGCGTATAATAAGAAGAGGAGGCTCCCCCAGTCAGATGATGTGCAATCGATCCAGGAGACTGTTTCAGTGGACAACGAAAGCAGCTGCAGGCCCGAGTTCGATTGTACAGAACAAGACCGAGACTTCTGCAATATGCTTAGGCTGGAGTTATCGACAGCTGTTTCTGATGTCAACCTGCTTTCACATAGCACACAGAGCTCAAATGAAGATGGGATCAAGGGAGAATCGAGGGATGGCCAGCTTACGAGAACAGAGGGTTTCGTATGCCCCCCTGAAACGTTGGAGCTATCAGATACCGGGGCTTCTTTGGATCTACACATGGATTCATCTTTGTCGTGCAAAGTGGGAACCAAAAGCCCGAAACTGCACTCCTTGCATAATAGCTCGACTTTGAACGATGAGGGTGATGCTCACCTGTCCTGCCTGTTGAACCTCTCTCTTGCTTCGTCTCCTCTGGAGCTCAATAAGAGCCAGAACTCCACCGTGATGCCCCAATCAAGTTCGGATATGTGTACCTCCTCACGGCCAAACAGCGATACTATTGATGTTGGCCATCAGACTTCTACAGCTGATCGAACATGTCGGGATGAGGCTCAGGCGTTGTCTTCCTCACCCAATGCCGAAAAGCAAGAGCCAGCAACGGAGCAGAAACGTGTGAATGATGTGTTCTGGGAACAGTTCTTGACCGAAAGACCTGGCTGCTCGGATACTGAAGAGGCCAGTTCTTCTTTTAGGGCTAACCCTTACGACGAACAAGAAGAGAAGAGATCGGTCAGAGGCGTGGCAAAGAACACCAAAGGTATGGAACATATTACACTCTAG